The following are encoded together in the Onychostoma macrolepis isolate SWU-2019 chromosome 03, ASM1243209v1, whole genome shotgun sequence genome:
- the phb gene encoding prohibitin: MAKLFESIGKLGLALAIGGGVVNSALFNVDAGHRAVIFDRFRGVQDVVVGEGTHFLIPWVQKPIIFDCRSRPRNVPVITGSKDLQNVNITLRILFRPIATQLPRIFTSIGEDYDERVLPSITTEVLKAVVARFDAGELITQRELVSRQVSEDLTERASTFGLILDDVSLTHLTFGKEFTEAVEMKQVAQQEAERARFVVEKAEQQKQATVISAEGDSQAALLIADSLAVAGDGLVELRKLEAAEDIAFQLSRSRNVTYLPSGQGTLFQLQQ, encoded by the exons ATGGCAAAGCTCTTTGAGTCCATTGGAAAGCTGGGATTGGCCTTGGCCATAGGAGGAGGTGTTGTAAACTCTGCACTTTTCAATG TGGATGCGGGACACAGGGCGGTCATTTTCGACAGGTTTCGAGGTGTCCAGGATGTTGTCGTTGGGGAGGGCACACACTTCCTTATTCCCTGGGTGCAGAAGCCAATCATCTTTGACTGCAGGTCCCGTCCACGCAATGTGCCTGTCATCACTGGTAGCAAAG ATTTGCAGAATGTCAACATCACGCTGAGGATCCTCTTCCGGCCAATCGCTACACAGCTGCCGCGGATTTTCACCAGCATCGGCGAGGACTATGATGAGAGAGTGCTGCCCTCCATCACCACTGAGGTTCTGAAGGCTGTAGTG GCCCGTTTTGATGCCGGTGAGCTCATCACTCAGAGAGAGCTGGTGTCCAGGCAGGTCAGTGAGGATCTGACAGAAAGAGCATCCACCTTCGGCCTCATTCTAGATGACGTCTCCCTG ACACATCTGACGTTTGGCAAGGAGTTCACAGAGGCTGTTGAGATGAAGCAGGTTGCACAGCAGGAGGCTGAGAGAGCCAGATTTGTTGTAGAAAAG GCAGAGCAGCAGAAGCAGGCAACCGTTATATCAGCAGAAGGAGACTCCCAGGCTGCGCTGTTGATCGCTGATTCTCTGGCAGTAGCTGGTGATGGCCTGGTGGAGCTGAGAAAGCTGGAGGCAGCGGAGGACATCGCCTTCCAGCTCAGCCGCTCTCGCAATGTTACCTACCTCCCGTCCGGACAGGGAACGCTCTTTCAGTTACAGCAGTGA